From a region of the Haematobia irritans isolate KBUSLIRL chromosome 4, ASM5000362v1, whole genome shotgun sequence genome:
- the Obp73a gene encoding odorant-binding protein 73a, which produces MKTIVSVISLVIVVNVMQTQGYDGIHQYYDISSKKTRCLNPPRTARKVETSIKECQDEVRNKLAQEAYSILKHGFYKVQAYDPHEDEMDFIETDHHDSTHDTSSWSDDEEENLDGPNHNGYEYFHFENGEDVDTPRKRMGRLIKRIARVDDISSGIYHPTLVPFEDKRIAGCLLHCIYAKNNAIDKKGWPTLDGLVDFYSGGVNEHGFFMATLKSVNLCLRAVTHKYHVNRYKLPEKGESCDLAFDVFDCISDLITGYCMDQYKTWP; this is translated from the exons ATGAAAACTATAGTGTCAGTGATTTCGTTGGTGATTGTGGTAAACGTTATGCAAACACAAGGATATGATGGTATTCATCAATATTACGATATAAGTAGTAAG AAAACGCGATGTTTAAATCCACCTCGAACCGCGAGAAAAGTTGAAACTTCGATAAAGGAATGTCAGGATGAAGTGCGAAATAAATTAGCTCAAG AAGCATATTCTATACTTAAGCATGGATTTTACAAAGTCCAGGCCTATGATCCACACGAGGACGAAATGGACTTTATTGAAACCGATCACCATGATTCAACCCATGATACGTCTTCATGGTCGGATGATGAGGAGGAGAATTTAGATGGACCCAATCACAATGGTTATGAgtattttcattttgaaaatggaGAGGATGTGGACACACCACGCAAACGTATGGGGCGCCTTATAAAGCGAATTGCTCGTGTCGATGACATATCAAGTGGAATTTATCATCCAACGTTAGTACCATTCGAAGATAAAAGAATTGCAGGG TGTCTTTTGCATTGCATCTATGCGAAAAATAATGCCATTGATAAAAAAGGCTGGCCTACTTTGGATGGTTTGGTGGATTTCTATTCGGGTGGCGTGAATGAACATGGCTTCTTTATGGCCACCCTGAAATCAGTGAATTTGTGTCTGAGAGCAGTCACCCATAAATATCATGTGAATCGTTATAAGCTGCCGGAAAAGGGCGAAAGTTGCGATTTGGCTTTTGATGTTTTTGACTGCATTTCGGATCTAATTACGGGATATTGTATGGATCAATACAAAACATGGCcataa